From the Psilocybe cubensis strain MGC-MH-2018 chromosome 9, whole genome shotgun sequence genome, one window contains:
- a CDS encoding hypothetical protein (Uncharacterized protein C3H7.13) — protein sequence MSSSGLPPSNALFPALYLYPLNDTWAPKHIALTSMHTKIGRQTSSKTAPGERNGFFDSKVLSRQHAEVWEEGGKIYIKDVKSSNGTFINGERLSSEGHESEPFELKSDDIVEFGIDIVGEDNKTIIHHKVAARVVCVFTEQDAQVAARAEQHQAMQAQQQAAQHQQQHPQQHGQHGHPQGAGGFMGAGQQGLGGLGGQAHGLGGPMGLGAMGGQPQGVMGGLGVNGGQTGPGGGQGAQNFPFGQGQPGARRPQLAQGLGSMGGIGLRPPGKTGLSFDVILSRLQGEVQKSRETGAELGSLTSAMGEIGDVLGGVGVPANLPPFPAHLPPVRAPPPEAQPSIPLPPPPAAVSAPAPAPAATSPSAPNAAPASAEAASTSTSTSTSATASTSTSTDQTSTSSPPSTSAQPAPSGLSATLIAELQAQIRETQSSLAAHHDRVRQLEGALEAQEGLRREVVVLRELVMRGASSSGTSGAGSGDSREVRLEEGSHEEAMGERHRTCDDEDEGGEGHEDDDEEEEDDDDDARSVSTIIPHELESVEEEDEEAVARAERGEDGDGDPDHEARDAQHGVEDTDHSVSEAVDPSTLDQEHEHEQRHEHGSEDEAEAEKRKQEDLKVGRPRTPEPSLLGMGERRASPLVRRRPRDADDEAGQHPEVDEDEEDGEEDHFRPSLPSSVSDADDDSETEANPASKSSAVSTETSTSAEVLAQVSKLSAQVSSVVALSEALHRQHAEAQGTIRALEKKVEGLEEMLRAASAAKEEEAAAVVKEEPVDDVQVKAEPVTEEPSSTAITIAATVESALAEKMALWKKAVEGQWSSVRDEWRDERARLERAREEWEARVRLVEFGLERVRDAEREREGEVTKTRVNGGGNGNARGGLATPPSPRSQSSDSGRYRRRKKRAALTNAGATSTSAVEGSSGASGSEDEEDRDSGDEKAPSAQKLEGRKGVELVDDPTRMLATPEPSVVFKLSESAVSSLDGDRDQDESHLSGKTRTHPLADSSDVDADVLSRSFDEDSVAGQYEQSSGEGLEGEGIEGARASPFSSSSTYARDALLILFWVFVSCVLGVLGVFVGLAISVYSWLVSGVVWISSSSVARWLSTVDLDSLAAALPDTRVYAWATQTLHHLNKGKGKDSAGNPNINVQTAVGVVLLSVAAAAVFWKIKPE from the exons ATGTCGTCTTCCGGCCTACCACCGTCCAACGCGCTCTTCCCGGCTCTCTACCTGTACCCTTTGAACGACACATGGGCACCCAAACACATTGCGCTGACGAGTATGCACACGAAAATTGGACGGCAGACGAGCAGCAAAACAGCGCCAGGCGAGCGGAATGGGTTTTTTGACAGCAAGGTGCTGAGCCGACAACACGCAGAAGTGTGGGAGGAGGGTGGAaag ATATATATTAAAGATGTGAAGAGTTCGAATGGGACGTTTATCAATGGGGAGAGGCTCAGCAGCGAAGGACACGAATCGGAGCCATTCGAGCTCAAAAGCGACGACATCGTC GAATTCGGTATCGACATCGTGGGCGAAGACAATAAGACGATCATCCATCACAAAGTCGCCGCGCGTGTTGTATGTGTGTTCACAGAACAGGATGCCCAGGTCGCTGCACGCGCCGAGCAGCATCAAGCTATGCAAGCACAACAGCAGGCCGCgcagcatcagcagcagcatccaCAGCAACATGGGCAGCACGGCCACCCGCAAGGTGCCGGAGGGTTCATGGGCGCTGGCCAGCAAGGCCTCGGGGGGCTAGGAGGGCAGGCGCATGGACTGGGCGGTCCAATGGGCCTTGGAGCAATGGGTGGCCAGCCACAGGGCGTGATGGGAGGACTGGGGGTGAATGGTGGACAGACGGGCCCGGGCGGTGGACAAGGTGCGCAGAATTTCCCCTTTGGACAGGGGCAGCCGGGTGCCAGGAGGCCACAGCTTGCGCAAGGCCTCGGTTCGATGGGTGGTATAGGCCTCAGGCCGCCAGGTAAAACCGGCCTGAGCTTCGACGTGATTCTGAGTCGCCTGCAAGGCGAGGTGCAGAAGAGTCGCGAGACAGGGGCAGAGTTGGGCAGTTTGACGAGCGCGATGGGCGAAATTGGGGATGTGCTTGGGGGTGTCGGCGTG CCTGCAAACCTTCCACCGTTCCCGGCACATCTACCCCCTGTGCGTGCGCCTCCACCGGAAGCGCAGCCATCCATACCTTTGCCGCCACCTCCTGCTGCTGTttctgcacctgcacctgcacctgcagcCACGTCACCCAGCGCACCCAATGCCGCACCCGCATCAGCAGAGGCcgcatcgacatcgacatcgacatcaacaTCCGCTACCGCATCAACGTCGACATCAACCGACCAAAcatccacctcatctccgCCTTCGACATCTGCGCAGCCTGCACCGTCCGGTCTATCCGCGACCCTCATCGCAGAACTACAGGCCCAGATCAGGGAGACGCAGAGCAGCCTCGCTGCCCACCATGACCGCGTCCGCCAACTCGAGGGCGCTCTCGAGGCGCAGGAAGGTTTACGGCGTGAGGTTGTGGTGTTGCGAGAGCTTGTGATGCGTGGCGCGAGTTCATCAGGGACGTCCGGCGCGGGTTCGGGTGATTCAAGAGAGGTAAGGTTGGAGGAAGGGTCTCACGAAGAGGCAATGGGTGAAAGGCATCGTACGTGtgatgacgaggacgaagGCGGGGAGGGccatgaagatgacgacgaggaagaagaagatgacgacgacgatgcgCGTAGTGTGTCGACGATTATTCCGCACGAACTCGAGAGtgtcgaggaggaggatgaggaggccGTTGCGCGTGCTGAGCGTGGTGaagatggcgatggcgatcCCGACCATGAGGCGCGTGATGCGCAGCATGGAGTTGAGGATACAGACCATTCTGTGTCTGAAGCTGTCGACCCTTCGACTCTTGATCaggagcacgagcacgaacAAAGGCATGAACATGGGTCGGAGGatgaggcagaggcagagaagcGGAAGCAGGAGGATCTCAAGGTCGGCAGGCCCCGTACACCGGAACCCTCGCTCCTGGGTATGGGTGAGCGCAGGGCATCACCGCTCGTCAGGCGACGCCCGCGCGACGCTGATGATGAAGCTGGGCAGCATCCTGaagtcgacgaggacgaggaggatggcGAAGAAGATCATTTCAGACCTTCGTTACCGTCCTCTGTATCCGATGCCGACGACGACTCCGAAACGGAGGCGAATCCCGCCTCTAAATCCTCTGCAGTGTCCACCGAAACGAGCACGAGCGCAGAGGTGCTGGCGCAAGTCAGCAAGCTTTCGGCGCAGGTCTCCTCGGTCGTCGCATTGAGCGAGGCGCTGCATAGGCAGCACGCCGAGGCGCAGGGTACGATTCGAGCACTGGAGAAAAAGGTTGAAGGGTTGGAGGAGATGCTGAGAGCTGCTAGCGCTgcgaaggaggaagaggctgcCGCTGTGGTGAAGGAGGAACCTGTGGATGACGTGCAGGTTAAAGCCGAGCCTGTAACGGAGGAACCCTCTTCCACAGCTATCACGATAGCAGCGACTGTCGAATCGGCCCTCGCGGAGAAAATGGCTCTCTGGAAGAAGGCTGTCGAGGGTCAATGGAGCTCTGTCCGCGATGAGTGGCGTGACGAACGTGCGCGGCTTGAGAGGGCGAGAGAGGAGTGGGAGGCTAGGGTGCGGCTGGTTGAGTTTGGTCTTGAGAGAGTGCGTGATGCCGAACGCGAACGGGAAGGGGAGGTGACGAAGACTAGGGTGAATGGTGGTGGGAACGGTAATGCGAGGGGGGGTCTAGCGACGCCGCCGAGTCCACGGTCGCAGAGCTCAGATTCAGGGAGGTATAGGAGACGGAAGAAGCGTGCGGCGCTCACTAACGCTGGTGCTACTTCAACATCCGCCGTGGAAGGCAGCTCTGGTGCGAGTGGTAgtgaggacgaagaagaccGTGATTCGGGCGACGAAAAGGCACCGTCTGCGCAGAAGCTTGAAGGACGAAAGGGGGTCGAACTTGTAGATGACCCTACGCGAATGCTTGCTACGCCAGAACCGTCTGTCGTGTTCAAGCTCTCGGAGAGCGCTGTGTCGTCTCTCGACGGTGACCGGGATCAGGACGAATCTCATCTATCTGGGAAGACACGGACACACCCGCTTGCAGACTCGAGCGATGTGGACGCGGATGTGCTCTCACGTAGTTTCGACGAAGATTCTGTTGCTGGGCAATACGAACAATCAAGTGGAGAAGGGctagaaggagaaggaataGAAGGCGCTAGGGCGAGTCcattttcttcctcatcgaCGTATGCGCGCGACGCGTTGCTGATCCTTTTCTGGGTTTTTGTTTCTTGTGTGTTGGGTGTATTGGGTGTATTTGTGGGTCTTGCTATCTCTGTTTATTCATGGCTTGTGTCGGGCGTCGTTTGGatctcttcatcgtcggTCGCGCGCTGGCTGTCGACTGTCGATCTTGATTCCTTGGCGGCTGCGCTTCCTGATACTCGGGTGTATGCTTGGGCTACACAGACGTTGCACCACCTGaacaagggcaagggcaaggatAGCGCGGGAAACCCGAATATCAATGTCCAAACTGCGGTGGGCGTAGTGCTGCTCAGTGTTGCGGCTGCCGCTGTGTTTTGGAAGATCAAGCCCGAGTAG